In Leifsonia sp. ZF2019, a genomic segment contains:
- the zapE gene encoding cell division protein ZapE → MTLDQLGALPRLADRSPQITGAEIAASLVPPSQFERASFETYRPDHDYPSQAEAVATLKLFAKSWEPQRPAGLFSRSRKKVAAMKPGVYLDGGFGVGKTHLLASLWHEAPGPKYFGTFIEYTALVGALGYAGAVDLLRGSTLICIDEFELDDPGDTMMMTRMLGELVASGTRIAATSNTPPNALGEGRFAASDFLREIQSLSANFETLRIDGLDYRRRDTTGNAVTVQPDEYARVLGALAERGETTTSDGFDDLIAHLATVHPSRYIKIIDGVDVIGLDGVHVLHDQMAALRLVAFIDRVYDAEIPIVQTGVPLNEVFDDDMLGGGYRKKYLRSVSRMIALTAGELPPHDA, encoded by the coding sequence ATGACCCTCGACCAGCTCGGCGCCCTCCCGCGCCTCGCCGACCGCTCGCCCCAGATCACCGGGGCCGAGATCGCCGCCAGCCTGGTCCCGCCGTCGCAGTTCGAGCGCGCGTCCTTCGAGACCTACCGCCCCGACCACGACTACCCCTCGCAGGCGGAGGCGGTCGCCACCCTCAAGCTCTTCGCGAAGTCGTGGGAGCCGCAGCGCCCGGCCGGCCTGTTCAGCCGCAGCCGCAAGAAGGTCGCCGCGATGAAGCCGGGCGTCTACCTCGACGGCGGCTTCGGCGTCGGCAAGACCCACCTCCTCGCCTCCCTCTGGCACGAGGCGCCGGGACCGAAGTACTTCGGCACGTTCATCGAGTACACCGCGCTGGTCGGCGCGCTCGGCTATGCGGGAGCGGTCGACCTCCTCCGCGGCTCCACGCTCATCTGCATCGACGAGTTCGAGCTCGACGACCCGGGCGACACCATGATGATGACCCGGATGCTCGGCGAGCTCGTCGCCTCCGGTACCCGCATCGCCGCCACCAGCAACACCCCGCCGAATGCGCTGGGCGAGGGCCGGTTCGCCGCGAGCGACTTCCTCCGCGAGATCCAGTCCCTCTCCGCCAACTTCGAGACCCTCCGCATCGACGGCCTCGACTACCGCCGCCGCGACACCACCGGCAATGCCGTCACGGTGCAGCCCGACGAGTACGCGCGGGTGCTGGGAGCGCTCGCCGAACGCGGCGAGACCACGACCTCCGACGGGTTCGACGACCTCATCGCCCACCTGGCGACCGTGCACCCCTCCCGCTACATCAAGATCATCGACGGCGTCGACGTCATCGGCCTCGACGGCGTCCACGTGCTCCACGACCAGATGGCCGCCCTGCGCCTCGTCGCCTTCATCGACCGCGTCTACGACGCCGAGATCCCGATCGTGCAGACCGGTGTGCCGCTGAACGAGGTGTTCGACGACGACATGCTCGGCGGCGGCTACCGCAAGAAGTACCTCCGCTCCGTCTCGCGCATGATCGCGCTGACCGCCGGCGAACTGCCTCCGCACGACGCCTAG
- a CDS encoding sulfurtransferase, which produces MAIETDPSTDFADYAHPERLVSTAWLAEHLGEPGLVVVESDEDVLLYDTGHIPGAVKIDWHTDLNDPVVRDYVSGERFAELLGSKGIARDSTVVFYGDKNNWWAAYALWVFTLFGHEDVRLLDGGRDKWIAEGREITRDVPAPTPVEYPVVERDDTRVRAFKDDVLDHLGRVRAGRGALIDVRSPEEYSGERTEIPGYPTEGALRAGHIPSAASVPWARAAAPDATFKRRADLEAIYLGDAGLEPGDDVIAYCRIGERSSHTWFVLTHLLGFENVRNYDGSWTEWGSAVRVPIATGSEPGEVPAK; this is translated from the coding sequence ATGGCCATCGAGACCGACCCGTCCACCGACTTCGCCGACTACGCCCACCCGGAGCGCCTCGTGAGCACGGCGTGGCTGGCGGAGCACCTGGGCGAACCGGGGCTCGTCGTGGTGGAGTCCGACGAGGACGTCCTCCTGTACGACACCGGGCACATCCCGGGCGCCGTCAAGATCGACTGGCACACGGACCTCAACGATCCGGTCGTGCGCGACTACGTGAGCGGGGAGCGGTTCGCCGAGCTGCTGGGCTCCAAGGGGATCGCGCGCGACTCGACCGTCGTGTTCTACGGCGACAAGAACAACTGGTGGGCGGCGTACGCGCTGTGGGTCTTCACCCTGTTCGGCCACGAGGACGTCCGCCTGCTCGACGGCGGCCGTGACAAGTGGATCGCCGAGGGCCGGGAGATCACGCGCGACGTCCCCGCGCCCACCCCGGTCGAGTACCCCGTGGTCGAGCGCGACGACACGCGCGTGCGCGCGTTCAAGGACGACGTGCTCGACCACCTCGGACGGGTGCGTGCGGGTCGAGGGGCCCTCATCGACGTGCGCTCCCCCGAGGAGTACAGCGGCGAGCGCACCGAGATCCCGGGGTACCCGACCGAGGGCGCCCTCCGTGCCGGACACATCCCGTCGGCGGCCTCGGTGCCGTGGGCGCGGGCTGCCGCGCCGGACGCGACGTTCAAGCGCCGCGCCGACCTGGAGGCGATCTACCTGGGTGACGCCGGACTGGAGCCGGGCGACGACGTGATCGCCTACTGCCGTATCGGCGAGCGCTCCAGCCACACGTGGTTCGTGCTGACGCACCTGCTCGGCTTCGAGAACGTGCGGAACTACGACGGCTCGTGGACGGAGTGGGGTTCCGCGGTGCGCGTGCCGATCGCGACGGGCTCCGAGCCCGGTGAGGTCCCGGCGAAGTAG
- a CDS encoding SufE family protein, translated as MTDLTGVLAEIRDDFLALEQPDRLQLLLEFSDELPPLPERYADHPDLLERVEECQAPVFIFVEVDEANVVHLFATAPPEAPTTRGFASILVQGLARLTADEVLAVPDDFPQTLGLTQAVSPLRIRGMSALLGRAKRQVRQKLAA; from the coding sequence ATGACCGACCTGACCGGCGTCCTGGCCGAGATCCGCGACGACTTCCTCGCACTGGAGCAGCCCGACCGACTGCAGCTGCTGCTGGAGTTCTCCGACGAGCTGCCCCCGCTCCCGGAGCGCTACGCGGATCACCCCGACCTGCTGGAGCGGGTGGAGGAGTGCCAGGCGCCGGTCTTCATCTTCGTGGAGGTCGACGAGGCGAACGTGGTGCACCTGTTCGCCACGGCGCCGCCCGAGGCTCCGACGACGCGCGGATTCGCGTCCATCCTGGTCCAGGGCCTCGCCCGGCTGACCGCCGACGAAGTGCTCGCGGTTCCGGACGACTTTCCGCAGACCCTGGGTCTGACCCAGGCGGTGTCCCCGCTCCGCATCCGCGGCATGTCGGCGCTCCTGGGGCGCGCGAAGCGCCAGGTGCGGCAGAAGCTCGCGGCCTGA